In a single window of the Agrobacterium fabrum str. C58 genome:
- the uppE gene encoding polysaccharide biosynthesis glycosyltransferase UppE, producing MTKTDKDRLQFDLASLRKKLSDYEAGGAAASETIVLNPLARQIANQLRAGNHSPNMVIGQLRLLEFTMLVIIAAVVNGIAADRGLETFLKVFSGGVLGAALCVFLLQAGDCYQLPTLRTPLKMFARIQGAVCLSFVGIACFLLVFFPETLQSWQAFAIWYATGAIAIFAGRLILGFAIRHWGRNGVMERRAVIVGGGDAARDLIRSLEQQSDNDIRICGIFDDRKSERSPEVVAGYPKLGTFAELVEFARLTKLDMLIIALPLSAEARILQLLRKLWVLPVDIRIAAHANKLRFRPRAYSHVGKVPMLDVFDKPIRDWDSVAKRLFDITFSLMGIALFWPVMLAAGIAVKATSKGPVLFKQKRHGFNNETINVWKFRSMYTELSDPTAKKAVTKNDPRVTPVGRFLRKSSMDELPQLFNVLYGDLSLVGPRPHAVHAQTGDLKYTEVVEHYFARHKVKPGVTGWAQINGWRGEIDHGDKIKFRTEYDLYYIENWSLFLDLKILFLTPIRLLKSENAY from the coding sequence ATGACCAAGACTGACAAGGACAGACTGCAATTCGATCTGGCGTCATTGCGCAAGAAACTCTCCGACTACGAAGCCGGGGGTGCTGCGGCATCCGAAACCATCGTTCTCAATCCGCTTGCACGGCAAATTGCCAACCAGCTTCGCGCCGGTAACCATTCACCTAACATGGTGATCGGGCAATTGCGGCTTCTCGAATTCACGATGCTCGTGATCATAGCTGCCGTCGTCAACGGTATTGCAGCCGATCGCGGCCTTGAAACCTTCCTGAAGGTTTTCAGCGGCGGCGTGCTGGGTGCGGCACTCTGCGTCTTCCTGCTGCAGGCGGGTGATTGCTATCAGCTTCCCACGTTGCGCACGCCGCTAAAAATGTTTGCCCGCATTCAGGGCGCCGTCTGCCTTTCCTTCGTGGGAATTGCCTGTTTCCTTCTCGTCTTCTTCCCGGAAACGCTGCAGTCCTGGCAGGCCTTCGCCATCTGGTATGCAACGGGCGCGATCGCGATTTTCGCCGGTCGGTTGATCCTTGGCTTTGCCATCCGCCACTGGGGCCGCAACGGCGTGATGGAACGCCGCGCCGTCATCGTCGGCGGCGGCGATGCCGCGAGAGACCTTATCCGTTCGCTGGAGCAGCAGTCCGACAACGACATCCGCATCTGCGGTATTTTCGACGACCGGAAAAGCGAGCGGTCTCCCGAAGTTGTCGCCGGTTATCCCAAGCTCGGCACCTTTGCGGAACTGGTGGAATTCGCCCGCCTGACGAAGCTCGACATGCTGATCATCGCCCTGCCGCTCAGCGCCGAGGCGCGCATTCTCCAGCTTCTGCGCAAGCTGTGGGTTTTGCCGGTCGATATCCGCATTGCCGCCCATGCCAATAAATTGCGCTTCCGCCCGCGCGCCTATTCGCATGTCGGCAAGGTGCCTATGCTCGATGTGTTCGACAAGCCGATCCGCGACTGGGATTCGGTGGCGAAACGGCTATTCGACATCACCTTCAGCCTCATGGGGATCGCCCTTTTCTGGCCGGTGATGCTCGCTGCGGGAATTGCCGTGAAAGCGACCTCCAAAGGTCCGGTCCTCTTCAAGCAGAAGCGCCACGGCTTCAACAATGAGACCATCAACGTCTGGAAGTTCCGTTCCATGTATACGGAGCTCAGCGATCCCACGGCGAAAAAAGCCGTCACGAAGAACGATCCGCGCGTCACACCGGTTGGCCGCTTCCTGCGCAAATCCTCGATGGACGAACTGCCGCAGCTTTTCAACGTTCTCTACGGCGACCTCTCTTTGGTCGGCCCGCGCCCGCACGCCGTTCACGCGCAGACGGGCGATCTGAAATATACCGAGGTGGTGGAACATTATTTCGCCCGCCACAAGGTCAAGCCCGGGGTGACCGGCTGGGCGCAGATCAATGGCTGGCGCGGCGAGATCGACCACGGCGACAAGATCAAGTTCCGAACCGAATATGATCTCTATTACATCGAGAACTGGTCGCTGTTTCTCGATCTGAAGATCCTGTTCCTCACGCCGATCCGGCTGCTGAAATCGGAAAATGCCTATTGA